The Echinicola jeungdonensis genome segment GGAATAAGACATTTACCAAATTTCTTGGGAATGCCAGTTTTTCTGCCGGAGTTTTTCTTCAAAATTTTGACTCAAGTGAAGGAATAGAACTCTCCGGCCCCTTTATTGGACTTCCCTTTTATGCAGGGCTGGGATACAAGTTATTCCGGGTTTTTCGGTTCAACGCAGGGGCTGTAGCCATAAATTCAGAAATTTTAAATGAATCAGAAAAAAACTTTCACATCCAGCCCTTTATTGGTTTTAGTTTGGAATTTGACCTCTGGTTAGGCATACATGATAAATGATAATGGTGATGAAAAGAATTTGGCTCATATTGCTTTTTCTGATCATATCTCCCCTGGCCAATGCCCAATTGCAAAATTACAAATGGAGGATTGGCTTTAGCGGGGGGTATACCAATTATTATGGAGACCTAACCCCCCATACTATCCAGGGTTGGGATGATTGGGATGATTTTTTCAAACTTTATCAATGGAATAAAAATTACAGGAATGATTGGTCCGGTCAGTTGAGTTTAGAAACCCGGTTGACCAATACCACTGGCTTGATGCTGCAAATAGGCCGTTACCAATTTGCCATGTCAGACCGTTACATGGATCCCGGAGGGAATCTATTGATGGAAAGCCCCCATTTCGACAGGGCCCTAAATTTCCAAACTACCCTTTGGGATGCAGGTTTGTCGCTGGTCTTCAAAACTGACAATGACAAATTGCTTAGCAGAAATGCATTTATCGCCCCTTATTTGACATTGGGTTTTGGAGGTCTTTGGTTTGATGTCAAAGGAGACCTTTTGGATGCACAGGGAAATCAGTACGACTATAGCCAAATCAATTTAATTCCTGATGGAACCTATGAAACTTCCCTCCCCCAATTAAATACAGAAAGGCCGGGGGGGTATGAACTGGATAATTTGTACTCACAGTTGGGCTTGGGAATAAGGTTTAAGCTAAGCAATAACCTTGAATTATTTGTCCAAAGTGAATTTAAACATGCATTTACAGATTATCTGGATGATGTAAGCGAAACTTACCGTGAAGAGTATGAAAATGATTTCCAAGCCTATGCAGCTCACCCCGGCACCAATACCATTGATCCCTCTGCTCCTTTCCGGGGGAACCGGGATGGGGCCAATGATTGGTATATCTACCATGGAGCTGGATTAAAAATCAATTTTTCTCCCAACAAAAAAACCTTTAATGCTTCCTCAGTTTCTTCAAGGAAAAACTCTTATCCTTCCACGTCTCTAGCAAAAACCACTCCTAAAGCCGAAATCGACAGTTTGGAAGAAAAGTCCGTCCGGGAACAGACCAATAATTTCAATTATACCTTTATTAATTGGCCCTCAATATCAACCTTAGAAAACCTCAAATACCGTCTGGACACCCTTCAAATCGATTTATCTATTCTGGAACAAAAACGAAATTTAGACCGGATAAATGAAAGCATGTTGGCGGAAGAAAACAGTTTACAACGATATGAACTCAGCAGTTCACAAATTCAGCAGGACACCTTGCTTTCCGGAAGCGTTAAGAAAGAACGTCTGGAAACCATCAACGATCTAAAATCAAATAGCCAGAAAAAAATTGACAGCCTGTCCCAAAAGGCCAATGCAGTGGAATTTCGCATTGGAGCATTGGAACAAAAAAAACAAATTTTAGCATCAACAAAAAGTGGATTAGACAGCCTCTCAATTCTTCATGAATTCCAATGGGTTACCAATATCCTTCCAATTACACAAGACAGCACAATAATCTGGAACAGGGGTTTATTTGAACCACCTTCTTCAAAAATGGCCATTACACCTGATAGCCTTCCCCCTTCCCCAACTCCCAAGGAATACCGGCCAAGCCAAAATCTTATGACTTACAGTGAAATTCAGGAACCTCCAAGGTCATCCAAAACAGATTCTCTTTTGCAGGTTTTGATAGGACTTCAAGTCCAAAGTGAAAGCCTGGAACCTGAGGAATTCTCCGAAGAGGTTGTTGAAACGGAAGAGGATGATGAAAAAAAGTCCAGGTTTCCTATCCGGTTATTTAGTGGACGTTCTTCAGACCGGGGCAACCGGTCCAGTTCCAGGACTGAAAGTCAGTCAGCTTCCAGAGACAGGGAAACCTCACTTGACATTTCCAAATTACCCTCCCAGGAAATCCAAGAAGATTCCCCTCGAGATTATGAAAACAGTAACAGGGCAGCCACCATTTTTGGGCTTTCAAATTTGGGACTTAACCTTGCACAGATTTTTGATAATAAAGAAAAAAAGGAACCAATAAAAAAAGACAGCCTTGATAATGCAGCCTTGGACACCATTTCCACGGACACCTTAGTTTCTAGGGAAAAAACCCTTATTCCCCCTGAATCAATAAACACTCGGGATACGGTGTATTTGGAAGTTCCGGGAAAAAGTATCACCATCCCATCTACTGTTGATATCTACTTTGATATTAACCAATCCGATCCCTCCCAAAAAGAATTGGAAAAACTTAATCCAATAGCAGAATACATCAACCAATATCCTGATAAGCATATATTTTTAACCGGTTATGCTGATAATACAGGCAGCTTATCCTATAACCTAAAATTGATACAGGAAAGGGTTGACCATTTAATGGAATATTTAATTCAGGAATTGGGAATTTCCCCTTCCCAAATCCAAACCGAATCAGGAGGCAAAATAATAAGGGGCCCTCAAAAAGGAGCCAACCCGAAAGATCGCAGGGTGGAGGTAAAGATTAATTTATAATGAGGAATGTTGAAATAAGAATTTTTACATTCAAAATTTCACCGAAGCCTTTTTGCTCTGAACTAAATAGGGCTTCTTGTTAATTAGCTAAATCACTGACTCTTAATAAACAGGGTTGCGAAAAAATAACTCAAAAACCCCGAAAATCGTCCAAAAGGGCTTTTTCCGGGGTTTTCTTTTTCGTATTTTTTGTTTGCAGACAAAAATACTATGAAAGATACCATACAGCTCCCTATTTTCAAAGACTTTGACGGATACTCTCCAAAGTATCACTTTTTCAAGAATTCCTTGCTTGGCCAGATCCATGACAGCCTGCCATGGGAAAAGCTTTCGAGCCTTGTTCCTGAAAAGCTGCAGGGGCCTGGTGCCCCAAGGTGGTTCGGTGCCAAGGGCATGTTTGCCCTGATGTTTTTGAAAGCCTACCTGAATACCTCAGACCGCCAATTGATAGAGCGTTTCAATACCGACTGGAGCCTTCAGTATTTCTGCGGGAAAGTATTGGCAGCAGACCAACAGATCCGGGACCTTACCATTATGACACGGATCAGGGCCTACATCGAGGAACATTGCCACTGGGAACAGATCCAAGAGGTACTAATGGATCACTGGAAACAGGATGTGGACAACAGCCACGTCTTATTAATGGATGCCACCTGTTATGAAAGTTATGTCCGTTTCCCCACCGACCCCAAACTACTCTGGGAATGCTGCCAGTGGGTGTTTGAAAAGCAACTGTTCAAAAAATGTAAACAATTGGGCATAAAAAGGCCCCGGTCAAAATACAGGGAGCAGAAGGCCAAACAGCTTGGCTACTTCCGTAAAAGACGCAAATCCTTTAAGGAAACCCTCAAAAGGAAAAAATCCCTGGTCTTCCTGTTGGAAAAAGGACTTGGCCAGTTACAAGAGATCCTAGACTTTTATCAAGGGGCGGGGCTTAAACCAAATGACTTTGCCTGTCTGAAGACCATCAAAAAAGTCTTGGTCCAGCAGCAGTTTTTGTTGGAAAATCCTCCCTCCGAACTTAAGGACCGCATCGTTTCCCTCCATAAACCTTATCTCCGGCCGATCGTCCGGGGAAAGGAAAACAAACCTGTGGAGTTCGGTATGAAAGCCCATATCCTTCAGACAGGCGGGCTATCATTTATCGATAAACTGGACTTCAACAACTTCAATGAATGTACCCGGT includes the following:
- a CDS encoding OmpA family protein, with protein sequence MKRIWLILLFLIISPLANAQLQNYKWRIGFSGGYTNYYGDLTPHTIQGWDDWDDFFKLYQWNKNYRNDWSGQLSLETRLTNTTGLMLQIGRYQFAMSDRYMDPGGNLLMESPHFDRALNFQTTLWDAGLSLVFKTDNDKLLSRNAFIAPYLTLGFGGLWFDVKGDLLDAQGNQYDYSQINLIPDGTYETSLPQLNTERPGGYELDNLYSQLGLGIRFKLSNNLELFVQSEFKHAFTDYLDDVSETYREEYENDFQAYAAHPGTNTIDPSAPFRGNRDGANDWYIYHGAGLKINFSPNKKTFNASSVSSRKNSYPSTSLAKTTPKAEIDSLEEKSVREQTNNFNYTFINWPSISTLENLKYRLDTLQIDLSILEQKRNLDRINESMLAEENSLQRYELSSSQIQQDTLLSGSVKKERLETINDLKSNSQKKIDSLSQKANAVEFRIGALEQKKQILASTKSGLDSLSILHEFQWVTNILPITQDSTIIWNRGLFEPPSSKMAITPDSLPPSPTPKEYRPSQNLMTYSEIQEPPRSSKTDSLLQVLIGLQVQSESLEPEEFSEEVVETEEDDEKKSRFPIRLFSGRSSDRGNRSSSRTESQSASRDRETSLDISKLPSQEIQEDSPRDYENSNRAATIFGLSNLGLNLAQIFDNKEKKEPIKKDSLDNAALDTISTDTLVSREKTLIPPESINTRDTVYLEVPGKSITIPSTVDIYFDINQSDPSQKELEKLNPIAEYINQYPDKHIFLTGYADNTGSLSYNLKLIQERVDHLMEYLIQELGISPSQIQTESGGKIIRGPQKGANPKDRRVEVKINL
- a CDS encoding transposase, which encodes MKDTIQLPIFKDFDGYSPKYHFFKNSLLGQIHDSLPWEKLSSLVPEKLQGPGAPRWFGAKGMFALMFLKAYLNTSDRQLIERFNTDWSLQYFCGKVLAADQQIRDLTIMTRIRAYIEEHCHWEQIQEVLMDHWKQDVDNSHVLLMDATCYESYVRFPTDPKLLWECCQWVFEKQLFKKCKQLGIKRPRSKYREQKAKQLGYFRKRRKSFKETLKRKKSLVFLLEKGLGQLQEILDFYQGAGLKPNDFACLKTIKKVLVQQQFLLENPPSELKDRIVSLHKPYLRPIVRGKENKPVEFGMKAHILQTGGLSFIDKLDFNNFNECTRLKISTVKHTRIFGQTSQLGADRIYATNANRKYCTSKDIFTGFPKKGPKPHNKAEKILSAEVSKQRATAMEGAFGNHKNHYGLVKIRVKGDKREKLAVLFGIMAANAVAVAKRRNQQESPPINKAA